GTGACTAGAATACGATCAGGCACCCGGTGATGCAGTGACGCCAGTCACACTCGAGCCTCGGTAGGACGGCGACGCGCCAACCCCGAACACACCGGCTGCAACGACCGCCGGCTGGCTGCGGCCAAAGCGGGGGGCCGCCGGCGACGAGGGGAGGGTGCGTCATGGAGACGCCTCTGACACCGCTCGAGTTCGCCCGCCGGTCTCGCAGCTTGTATCGCGAGCGTGAGGCGGTCGTCGACGGTGACCTGCGGCTCACCTATGAAGAGTTCTTTCAGCGCTGCGATCGATGGTCGAGCCAGTTACAGCGCCTCGGCGTGCGGCCGGGCGACCGGATCGCCTACATCGCCCCGAACACCCACGGCCTGCTGGAGGCGTTCTACGCCGTCCCCCAGATTGGGGCAGTGCTCGTGCCGATCAACTACCGGCTCACACCAGATGACTTCGCGTATATCATCAACCACAGCGGCTCTCAAGTCGTGTGCGCCGCGGCCGAGCATCTCGAGGCCGTTGACAGCATCCGCAAATCCCTCCCCAACGTTCGGCTTTACGCCGCGCTGGACGGAGCACACGAGGGCTGGCTCGATTACGAGGGGCTGCTCGAGCGGTCGACCGGGCGGTTCGACCGGCCGGAGGTCGCGGAGACCGACCTCCTGACGATCAACTACACGAGCGGCACGACGGCCCGGCCCAAGGGTGTCATGATCACCCACCGCAATGCCTCCATTAACATCGTCGGTACCCTGATCCACGTCAAGATGACGCCGGCCGAGCGCTACCTGTGGACGCTGCCGATGTTCCACGCGAACGGCTGGACCTTTGTCTGGATCGTGACCGCGGTGGGGGGGACGCATCTCTGCCTGCGGCGCGTCGAGCCGGACCAGGTGTTCGCGCAGTGCGGGGACGAGGACGTCACGATGATGTGCGCCGCGCCTACGATCCTGATCCGGCTCGCGAACGCCCCCGCCGGGCTCCGGCGAGCCGTTCGGCCGGGGATCCGCGTCGTCACCGCGGGCGCGCCGCCGGCTGCGGCGACGATCGGTCGGATCGAGGGCGACTTTGGGTGGGAGATCATCCACGTGTACGGCCTGACGGAGACGTC
This is a stretch of genomic DNA from bacterium. It encodes these proteins:
- a CDS encoding AMP-binding protein, which encodes METPLTPLEFARRSRSLYREREAVVDGDLRLTYEEFFQRCDRWSSQLQRLGVRPGDRIAYIAPNTHGLLEAFYAVPQIGAVLVPINYRLTPDDFAYIINHSGSQVVCAAAEHLEAVDSIRKSLPNVRLYAALDGAHEGWLDYEGLLERSTGRFDRPEVAETDLLTINYTSGTTARPKGVMITHRNASINIVGTLIHVKMTPAERYLWTLPMFHANGWTFVWIVTAVGGTHLCLRRVEPDQVFAQCGDEDVTMMCAAPTILIRLANAPAGLRRAVRPGIRVVTAGAPPAAATIGRIEGDFGWEIIHVYGLTETS